The following coding sequences are from one Leishmania major strain Friedlin complete genome, chromosome 36 window:
- a CDS encoding putative proteasome alpha 1 subunit, translating into MFKNEYDSDITTWSPTGRLFQIEYANEAVNNGSAAVGVKGRDFVVLAALKRSPVAELSSYQEKVFEIDEHVGMSISGLVADGRVLARFLRTECMNYRYMYSHGMPMNQMADMIGEKHQRHIQFSGKRPFGVGLLLAGYDRQGPHLYQTVPSGDVYDYKATAMGVRSQASRTYLEKHFERFTDCTLDELVTHALKALASATSEGVELNVKNTTIAIVGKDTPFTIFEEESARRYLDGFKMRPEDRVAAADEEEVLQEQPLDVEE; encoded by the coding sequence ATGTTCAAGAACGAGTACGATAGCGACATCACGACCTGGAGCCCGACGGGCCGGCTCTTTCAGATCGAGTATGCAAATGAGGCTGTCAACAACGGCTCCGCGGCCGTTGGCGTGAAAGGGAGGGACTTCGTCGTGCTCGCCGCACTCAAGCGCAGCCCCGTCGCGGAGCTGTCCTCGTACCAAGAAAAAGTCTTCGAAATTGACGAGCATGTTGGCATGTCCATCTCGGGCCTCGTGGCGGACGGCCGCGTGCTTGCTCGCTTCCTGCGCACAGAATGCATGAACTACCGCTACATGTATAGCCATGGTATGCCGATGAATCAAATGGCGGACATGATCGGCGAAaagcaccagcgccacatCCAATTCAGTGGCAAGCGTCCTTTCGGCGTTGGCCTCCTGCTTGCTGGCTACGACCGTCAGGGACCACACCTGTACCAGACGGTGCCGTCCGGTGACGTCTACGACTACAAGGCCACGGCGATGGGCGTGCGCTCGCAGGCGTCGCGCACGTACTTGGAGAAGCATTTCGAGCGCTTCACCGACTGCACCCTCGATGAGCTCGTGACGCACGCACTAAAGGCTCTCGCTTCCGCGACATCGGAGGGCGTGGAGCTGAATGTGAAGAACACCACCATCGCCATCGTAGGCAAGGATACCCCCTTCACCATCtttgaggaggagagcgcgcgcaggtACCTGGATGGGTTCAAGATGCGTCCAGAAGaccgcgtggcggcggcggacgaggaggaggtgctgcaggagcagccTCTGGACGTCGAGGAAtag